The genomic segment GACCGAAGAGGAACCACGTCATGCCGCGGATACCGACCCAGCCGAAGGTAGCCAGGCTCATGGTGATGCCGATCCCCATCCGGATGCGGTCGCCGGATTGCAGCGCGATCCAGGGCGAGATGGCGTCGACGAGCTCGCGGTAGAGGAACATGACCTCGAAGAACATCACGAAGAGCTCGACGGCCACGATCTGGACGATGAACCTCAGCTCGCGCTTCTGCACGGCGTCGACCATCGCCTGCACGCAGGCGAAGCTACCCATGATGAGCAGAAACAGGAAGAACCACAGCAGCGGCGCCGTCATCGACGGGAGCTGGTCGGCGCCAACGAGATCGGCCAGCACCTCGGAGACGGTCGGGTACAGCGTGTAGGTGAAGATGGTCGTCTCCAGCATGCACCAGAAGACCAGCATCAGGAAGGCCACCCAGGGCACGCCGGGCTGGAAGTACTGGCTCGTCATCCGGCCCGTCATCGCGAAGGGCATGAGGATGAGCTGGCGCAGCGCTTCCACGCCGAACTTGAGAAGGAGGCTCCCCAGCGTGAACAGCCAGCCGGCGACCACCATCCCCATCCGGAACAACCCGACCCAATAGAGCCACACCGCGCGGGCGGCGTCCCACCACATGACGAGCATGGTGGAGACGAACGACACCCGCCGGGACCGGAACGGTAGCGTGTAGATCGACAGCTGAGTGCACCACAGCCCGGCGATGACGAGCAGGAGCGGGAACAGCAGGAGCAGGTACTTCGCCAGGGCCGTCCACGGCGACGCCGACTCCATGAAGAAGTTGGCGACGATGGTCTGCAGGTGGGGAATCCACACGATGGGCGCCACCAGCAGCTCTACGAGCTCCCGCCACCGCTCGGGAACCCTGGCGATCATATGCTCGAGCATTTGCTCCTCCTTCGGGGTCGGGTTCGGCCCCACCAGAGAAAGCAAACTCCTGGCCGTGGCGGCGGGACGGAACTAGCTGATTTCCCGGGCCCGGGCGGGCCCCGGCCAGGACTTTTTGTCAAAGCAGCGGGCCAACTTGCTCTCTGGCCGAGCAAGGGCCGCCGACGGGCTGGTATGAATGACCGAGGCGCTTGCTGCGTCTATGCGGGTGAGCCCCGAAACACACGAGGGCCAAAGGGAGGCTCCACGCTCGCATGGACATCCAGCGTCCGGTCGTCATGCTATCGCTCGGTCTCGTCCTCGGGCTCGGTGGGGGCGCGCTCGGCACGAGTGTCGCCAGCTCACCGGCCACCGCTCCCACCCCGGTCTCGGCGACGACGTTCGCCAAGCTCGCCGAGAAGATCAAGCCCGCCGTGATCAACGTCAACACCGAGCGGCGGGGCGGCAGGCGCACGTCGGTGGACGACTTCTTCGGGGATGAATACTTTCGCCGCTTCTTCGGCGACGCCCCGGAGCGGATGCCCCGCCGCAGCCTGGGCTCCGGCGTGATCATCGATCCTTCCGGTGTCGCCCTGACCAATGCCCACGTCGTGGCGGATGCCGAGCAGGTCGAGGTCGTCACGGTGGACGGCAAGCGTCACAAGGCCAGGGTCGTGGGCACCGACCGGAAGACCGATCTCGCGCTGCTTCGGCTGGACGCCAACGGGACCGCGGTCTTCCCGCACCTGCCGCTCGGCGACTCCAACGAGACGCAAGTGGGCGACTGGGTGCTGGCGGTGGGATCGCCCTTCGGGCTCCAGGCCAC from the Candidatus Methylomirabilota bacterium genome contains:
- a CDS encoding trypsin-like peptidase domain-containing protein, which translates into the protein MDIQRPVVMLSLGLVLGLGGGALGTSVASSPATAPTPVSATTFAKLAEKIKPAVINVNTERRGGRRTSVDDFFGDEYFRRFFGDAPERMPRRSLGSGVIIDPSGVALTNAHVVADAEQVEVVTVDGKRHKARVVGTDRKTDLALLRLDANGTAVFPHLPLGDSNETQVGDWVLAVGSPFGLQATVTAGIISAKARQIGAGPYDDFLQTDAAVNPGNSGGPLVNMRGEVIGINTAIVRGGSGIGFAIPASMARRISAELLSKGRVTRGWLGVSIQALTPELASSFGVKDGKGALVTEVMPGSPAAKAGVRSGDVIVEVNGTKVDDPGDLARAIALATPGRASRLTVWRDKQEHALSVVLREAP